Proteins from a genomic interval of Symmachiella macrocystis:
- a CDS encoding FecR domain-containing protein: MSAQEQFAELWTDYLEGELDETGIATLRALLSSDESLLKLAADMYQTHRLLGLVVEEVPSRQDGFVREVLSRLPETSDGFISGVMAGVEKVADTHRATQNTGAGGRHPTAGQSGSRNRFLFRKIVAVVALTTLAIAWYSFRPSRHTDVVKDVPNSNDEAVLKGNVQVASLAHARFFGELSPSVDSVLVPERDYVLMSGLVRVAFPTGASAIVEGPAVFRVMSDECLALDVGHCSVHAPDGAEGFRVETPVTRVIDRGTRFTVNVAETSETEVQVIEGEADIFERFHDDAESEIRLNDGDAQRFAKGREFSADHIPFEPNAYRYSLPDRIVSYSTTTADDGRAENLTSVTVQRDGRVVDIPITDVIPARVTAFKATSSGAFICGGPTIPAKRIETSSDHSLVTGVINPGGSVEPLASTPVLMGESATPGLAIRFDKPVENGPGADVVVFDLQTFSNPPNGDAFHVSPLRFRDGLRSHTIRVYDLTMESPGAHDLTGFHVHMFAEAAESLEQLESLECSPRKQVITFRGLAVGIDLSALGYDDGDTVDGLFFQDALDDQHHFDPVFIGGLPAMK, translated from the coding sequence ATGAGTGCTCAAGAGCAATTTGCCGAACTATGGACGGACTATCTCGAAGGCGAACTGGACGAGACCGGGATTGCGACGCTGCGCGCCTTGCTCTCCTCGGATGAGAGCCTGCTGAAACTGGCCGCCGACATGTATCAAACACATCGTTTGCTCGGCCTAGTGGTTGAGGAAGTTCCGTCACGACAGGACGGTTTCGTTCGTGAAGTGCTGTCCCGCCTTCCGGAGACATCGGATGGCTTTATCTCCGGTGTGATGGCGGGCGTAGAAAAAGTGGCGGACACCCACCGGGCGACGCAAAATACGGGCGCGGGAGGTCGACATCCTACCGCCGGCCAATCGGGTAGCAGAAATCGCTTTCTGTTTCGAAAAATTGTGGCCGTTGTCGCATTAACGACCCTGGCAATCGCATGGTATTCATTCCGGCCATCGAGACACACCGACGTCGTCAAAGACGTCCCCAACTCAAATGACGAAGCAGTACTGAAAGGGAACGTACAAGTTGCGAGCCTAGCACATGCGAGGTTCTTTGGGGAATTATCGCCGTCTGTCGATTCAGTGCTTGTGCCGGAGCGGGACTACGTACTTATGAGCGGCCTAGTCAGGGTCGCGTTTCCAACAGGCGCATCGGCGATTGTCGAAGGGCCGGCGGTGTTTCGAGTCATGTCCGATGAATGCCTTGCATTGGATGTTGGGCATTGCAGCGTCCACGCGCCTGACGGTGCGGAAGGCTTTCGCGTTGAAACGCCGGTCACACGCGTCATCGATCGTGGCACCCGCTTTACCGTCAATGTCGCCGAGACAAGTGAAACGGAAGTCCAGGTGATCGAGGGCGAGGCGGACATCTTCGAACGTTTCCATGATGATGCGGAATCGGAAATCCGGTTGAATGACGGCGACGCGCAAAGGTTTGCAAAGGGGCGCGAGTTTTCCGCAGACCATATTCCCTTTGAACCCAATGCATATCGTTATAGCTTACCCGACCGCATCGTGTCATATAGCACAACAACGGCCGACGACGGCAGGGCGGAGAATCTCACCAGCGTGACCGTGCAACGTGATGGTCGCGTCGTCGACATACCAATTACCGATGTGATACCGGCTCGCGTGACGGCGTTCAAAGCCACTTCGAGCGGCGCATTCATCTGCGGCGGACCAACCATCCCCGCGAAACGAATCGAAACCTCGTCGGACCACAGCCTCGTCACGGGTGTGATCAATCCGGGCGGCAGCGTCGAACCACTTGCATCAACCCCCGTGCTGATGGGCGAGTCGGCGACGCCCGGTTTGGCGATTCGGTTCGACAAGCCGGTCGAAAATGGTCCTGGTGCGGATGTCGTGGTTTTTGATTTGCAGACTTTTTCAAACCCCCCCAATGGGGACGCCTTTCACGTCAGCCCGTTGCGATTTCGTGATGGGTTAAGGTCGCACACGATCCGTGTCTACGATCTGACGATGGAATCGCCCGGCGCTCATGATCTGACCGGCTTTCACGTCCATATGTTTGCCGAAGCGGCCGAATCCTTGGAGCAACTGGAGTCGCTCGAGTGTTCGCCGCGAAAACAGGTAATCACGTTTCGGGGTTTAGCGGTCGGCATCGACTTGTCAGCTCTGGGATACGACGACGGCGACACAGTTGACGGTTTGTTCTTTCAGGATGCCTTGGACGATCAGCATCATTTTGATCCGGTGTTCATTGGCGGTTTGCCAGCTATGAAATGA
- a CDS encoding sigma-70 family RNA polymerase sigma factor, translating into MTAHVNIDDAQLDDAIRRTHRGESSAFEVVVRQFERPLRAWLAGHVPPGIDVDEVAQRTFVAAFTRLGDYTPGTHFEAWLFTIARYQLKTELTRLRRVADYHARYAPDLLRRELERRNSEPSDWYVARLEHLESCIETLGKHLRRFIQWRYDEEIPLEEMADRSGRSVAAVKKQLWLTRQKLQQCLEIRMQAAEEGAS; encoded by the coding sequence ATGACAGCGCATGTAAATATCGACGACGCACAGCTTGACGATGCCATTCGCCGTACGCACCGCGGGGAATCTTCCGCATTTGAGGTCGTCGTACGTCAGTTCGAGAGGCCGCTGCGAGCCTGGTTGGCGGGACATGTCCCGCCTGGCATCGACGTCGATGAAGTCGCGCAACGGACATTTGTCGCGGCCTTCACCCGCTTGGGGGATTACACTCCAGGAACCCACTTCGAGGCGTGGTTGTTCACTATCGCTCGCTATCAGCTAAAGACCGAACTGACACGATTGCGCCGTGTGGCCGATTACCATGCACGGTACGCGCCGGATTTGTTGCGGCGCGAGTTAGAACGCCGGAACTCCGAGCCGTCGGATTGGTATGTGGCACGGCTCGAACATTTGGAATCCTGCATCGAAACACTTGGTAAGCATCTGCGGCGATTCATCCAGTGGCGTTATGATGAAGAGATTCCGTTGGAAGAAATGGCGGACCGCAGCGGCCGATCGGTCGCTGCCGTCAAGAAGCAGCTCTGGTTGACTAGACAAAAACTTCAGCAATGCCTTGAAATCCGGATGCAGGCAGCCGAGGAGGGGGCATCATGA